A genomic window from Glycine max cultivar Williams 82 chromosome 17, Glycine_max_v4.0, whole genome shotgun sequence includes:
- the LOC100809626 gene encoding zinc finger CCCH domain-containing protein 67 gives MGGSESVSVPLSISNGEEPQLGASSSPAAPPEPSDLNHAAEEEALSRELQSKLDLKDGDESEERVSDLNDGRGVCDEETGKPDGDSRGWETNSWNEEVGVDAEVHVFGDGDVHDAGDGDVHDVGDGDVDVDVDDEVEKKEGGNSGLAQHYPLRPEAEDCAFYIKTGNCKFGFNCKFNHPIRRKSQAVKEKAGEREETTERSGMTECKYYQRSGGCKFGKSCKYNHTRGKISTAPAPLLELNFLGLPIRLGERECPYYMRTGSCKFGANCKFNHPDPTAVGGVGGDPASGYGNGGSISLQGVSQTSVPSWSSPRTLNESSPFVPMMLSPTQGVSTQSSDWNGYQASVYLPERNMHPPSTFVMNNPAIDTNVYMHHQKQMPVDEFPERPGEPECSYFLKTGDCKFKSNCKFNHPKNRVARLPPCNLSDKGLPLRPDQSVCSHYSRYGICKFGPACKFDHPINLQPVMIPGLGQQSYSNSASVEVAGIFGSTGVVTDATIQQSV, from the exons ATGGGAGGCTCTGAATCCGTTTCTGTGCCACTTTCCATTTCCAATGGCGAAGAGCCCCAATTGGGTGCATCTTCTTCCCCCGCCGCTCCTCCTGAGCCATCAGATCTCAATCACGCGGCGGAGGAAGAGGCACTCTCCAGGGAGCTTCAGAGCAAGTTGGATTTGAAGGATGGGGATGAGAGTGAAGAGAGAGTTTCGGACTTGAACGATGGTAGAGGTGTTTGTGATGAAGAAACTGGTAAGCCTGACGGAGATAGTAGGGGTTGGGAGACCAATAGTTGGAATGAGGAAGTGGGTGTTGATGCTGAAGTTCATGTTTTTGGTGATGGTGATGTTCATGATGCTGGTGATGGTGATGTTCATGATGTTGGTGAtggtgatgttgatgttgatgttgatgatgaagtggagaagaaggaaggggGAAACAGTGGTTTAGCTCAGCACTACCCTTTGAGGCCTGAAGCTGAGGACTGtgcattttatattaaaactgGGAATTGCAAGTTTGGGTTTAATTGCAAGTTCAACCACCCCATTAGGAGGAAAAGTCAG GCTGTTAAAGAGAAGgcaggagaaagagaagaaaccaCAGAAAGATCGGGCATGACAGAATGCAAG TATTATCAAAGGTCTGGGGGTTGTAAGTTTGGTAAATCTTGTAAATATAACCACACAAGAGGAAAAATTTCAACAGCACCAGCACCACTTTTGGAACTTAACTTTCTTGGCCTGCCTATTCGTCTG GGAGAGAGAGAGTGCCCCTACTACATGCGCACTGGCTCTTGTAAGTTTGGAGCAAACTGCAAGTTCAACCATCCTGACCCTACAGCTGTTGGAGGAGTAGGAGGTGATCCTGCTTCAGGGTATGGTAATGGAGGGTCTATTTCATTACAAGGTGTATCACAAACATCTGTACCCTCCTGGTCTTCTCCAAGAACATTAAATGAATCATCTCCTTTTGTGCCAATGATGCTTTCACCTACTCAAGGAGTTTCTACCCAAAGTTCTGATTGGAATGGATATCAG GCATCTGTCTACTTACCTGAGAGGAACATGCATCCACCTTCTACATTTGTCATGAACAACCCAGCAATTGATACAAATGTTTACATGCACCATCAAAAGCAGATGCCTGTTGATGAGTTTCCAGAAAGGCCTGGTGAACCTGAATGCAGCTACTTCTTAAAAACTGGGGATTGTAAGTTCAAGTCTAATTGTAAATTCAACCATCCAAAGAATCGGGTTGCAAGATTACCTCCATGCAACCTCAGTGACAAGGGTCTGCCTTTGAGACCT GACCAAAGTGTCTGCTCCCATTACAGTCGCTATGGAATTTGCAAATTTGGACCAGCTTGTAAGTTTGACCACCCGATAAACTTGCAGCCCGTGATGATTCCTGGACTTGGTCAGCAATCCTACTCAAACTCAGCTAGTGTTGAAGTGGCTGGGATATTTGGAAGTACAGGTGTTGTAACTGATGCGACAATTCAGCAATCTGTGTAA